A single window of Cytobacillus luteolus DNA harbors:
- the rsgA gene encoding ribosome small subunit-dependent GTPase A, giving the protein MPEGKIIKALSGFYYVLDENDQITQCRGRGVFRKNKITPLVGDHVVFQAENETDGYILEVLERKNELIRPPIANVDQAILVFSAVEPDFSTVLLDRFLVLIEANDIEPIICISKMDLTNQKVKQQIEKSAKDYEAIGYKVILTSTIEDLGVEDLLPLVQNQISVFAGQSGVGKSSLLNVLRPDLELKTDDISAHLGRGKHTTRHVELIKVGSGLVADTPGFSSLEFNEIESDELSYCFPEIYKAGSDCKFRGCSHTSEPKCAVIALVEQGDIKDYRYEHYISFLEEIKDRKPRY; this is encoded by the coding sequence ATGCCAGAAGGCAAAATCATTAAGGCGCTAAGCGGATTTTATTATGTGCTAGATGAAAATGATCAAATTACACAGTGCCGAGGTAGGGGTGTTTTTAGGAAAAATAAAATAACCCCGCTTGTAGGTGATCATGTAGTATTTCAGGCAGAAAATGAAACAGATGGATATATTTTAGAAGTCCTGGAGCGAAAAAATGAGCTAATTAGACCACCAATAGCAAATGTAGACCAAGCTATTCTCGTTTTTTCTGCAGTTGAACCAGATTTTTCAACCGTGCTTCTCGATCGCTTCTTAGTGTTAATAGAAGCCAATGATATTGAACCTATTATTTGTATTAGTAAGATGGATTTAACGAACCAAAAAGTTAAACAACAAATAGAAAAAAGCGCAAAGGATTATGAAGCAATTGGTTATAAAGTAATTTTAACCTCTACTATAGAAGACCTAGGAGTAGAGGACCTTCTTCCTTTGGTACAAAATCAAATTTCTGTATTTGCAGGGCAATCAGGAGTTGGTAAATCCTCACTGCTTAATGTTTTGCGTCCAGATCTAGAATTAAAAACAGATGATATTTCGGCCCATTTAGGCAGAGGAAAACACACTACAAGACATGTTGAGTTAATAAAAGTTGGTTCTGGACTTGTCGCCGATACCCCAGGTTTTAGTTCCCTTGAGTTCAATGAGATAGAGTCAGATGAGTTGTCTTATTGTTTTCCGGAAATTTATAAAGCGGGTTCAGATTGTAAATTTAGAGGGTGTTCACATACTTCCGAGCCGAAATGCGCAGTAATAGCACTGGTTGAACAAGGCGATATTAAGGATTATCGTTATGAGCATTATATTAGCTTCCTAGAAGAAATAAAAGATAGAAAGCCGAGGTACTAA